GCTTCCATAGGCTGCACCGTCAAGGCACGTTTTCCTATCGAATTTATTTTCTGCTtgcaatttcttttgcagcTGAAACGTCACGATTTCGACAAGCACATAAACAATGACCAAGCGATGCACTTGGATCTGATGATGAAGCGCGTAGTGTCCCAAGACAGAGTCATGGGAGActatcgacgtcaaatcgactcGCTGAAACAGACCGTTCGCCAGCAAGATCGTCACATTGCCAACCTCAAACAAATGGTGAAGAGAAGCACCGTAATGACGACGCCATTTCAATGGCGTATTGAAAATTGGCCAGAGAAAATGCAAGACGCAAAGAAAGGCGGGCAGAGAGACTTCTACAGCGAACCCTTTTACACGAGCCATCCAGGATACAAATTATGTCTTAACATTTATCCGAACGGTTGGGGATCCGAAGAAGGAAGTAACGTCGGATTAGCTCTGCGATTGATGCGAGGCGAATATGACGAGGAACTGCAGTGGCCGTTTAGTTTCAAGTATTCTCTATTGCTTAATGGCGAGGAGAAGTCCTATACGAAGGAAATTGATCCTGCATCAGTGTCAAGCCCCGAAGCGTTTCAGAAGCCGTTGACGAAAATGAACGTGGGGCACGGATGGAGCGGCTTTATATCTCACCTTGACTTGCGCAATGGAGGATACGTCGGTCCAAATAAGATGTTAAATGTCGAAGCGAAAATTCAGCTACATGTATAAGGAGACGGGCAAGGAGACGTGGGTGTGGTTATTAGTGAGTCTTTTGTAGCGCGTTAACACGCACGCGGAAAACAAAAAACTGCGCAGCCGCAAACGTTGTCTCGCTCCAGGCGAGTAGCCAAATCGTTAGGCGTCAGCTCTCTCTTCCTCTCTAGACGGTCCAGACCGTTTTGGAGGAGGGTGGCGGGCAGCCGTTCTCGCAAGGCTCCTTCgccatgacgtcatcggtcGCAATTCTTCTCGAGTCCCTCTTCAAAGACGCGAAGCTCGCTCGCAAGTACGCCGAGCGTTTCGAAGGGGAATCTATAGAAACGATCGAAGATCTCGAaacgctcgacgtcgcggacgtcgtcgacatcggcGGCATGCGCGAACTCCACGCGAAGCGTCTCGTCAAGAGCGCCCAGCGCGTCTTTCTcaaaatcgccgtcgatcgggcggagaacgtcgtcggatcggTTCGCGTGCATCGCGGCGCGAAATTGCGCGCCGTTCGCgcggaaatcgtcgccgatcggGTCGACGTTCCCGAAGCGTTCGTctttcgactcgacgacgccgtcgtcacgCGCGCCCAGGAAACGAAGTGGGACGCGGGCCTGttcttcggcgacggagcGTCGGGAGTGTGCGTCGtgagtcgcgacgaaaacgctgGTACGATAAAATAAAttcgagatgacgtcataattttttaatgacgtcataattttgaaaaattatgacgtcatcaaaggtcgatttctttttatttggTCGCGTGGCAGTAGGCGTTCCTTATTTTGGTcacgcttttcttttctagtcATTGGAAAAAAGGCTGACGTTAGTTTGCAAGGGAAAGTGGACTCGGCGTTTTTTCCGTCTCTGggaaaaaacgccgacgTCACTTTGCAAGAGAAACCCACATCGGCGTTTTTTCCGGTCTCCAAAATTGCTGACGATGACATCGACGAATCTCCTTTCACCGAGTCTCTCCCGGCGCCCAGTTCCTTTTTGCCGGACGACGCCAGCGACGACAGGAACAGCGACTGGTTCACTCTACCCATGGAAGCATTCGACGATCTCCGCGTCAGTTCAAAGGAACCCGTCGCCTCAACTACTTCCGATTCTTCGCTCTTGCAGCGAGCCCAAGTGCCCCTCATTCAAGACAAAGCGTTGCCAGTCAAGAAATTGAAGCCAGAGCCAAAGCCAGAGCCAAAACCGGATTTCAGTCGAAAAACCGACGTCTACATTGGCAATCTCGCTCAGCGAAACGGCACGCGAATAAGCGACGATCGCATAAGATCCCACGTCTACCAATTCGGCTTGGTGAAACGCGTCCAGCGCTTGGCCGACGACAATTGGGCCTACGTCATATTCGGCTATCCCCTATCCGCTCGGATCTGCATCAAAGAAATGCACGGTCTCCAAATGGGGGATTCCAAGTTGGTCTGCACGTACGCGACGGATCGAACGCGCGCCGAGCCGGAGAAGGATTTGAATGGCTGTCTCCGACTCACCGGCGTTCCtcgagcggcgtcgccgaagcAGTTGATGAACGCTTTCTTTCGGTCACCGTACGTGCAGAATATCGTTCAGGTGAAGAGCAAGGGAGAGGCGTTCATTATGTTTCGCGAGCGAACGAACGCGGCGGCAGTGGCGAGGCAGTATCCGGATGGTGTTCTGATACGAGGACAGACCGTTTCCGTGGAGAtgtgcgacgatttcgacgacgacgacgacgacgagctgctGCTTTCGTCGCAGGGAGGggatagcgacgacgaggaaaaggtGATTTCGTCGCCATTATTTTTCGACAAACGGTCAAGAGTTTTTTCCTTGTGTAGGGTGCTAGTTCTAGTGTGCGAGGACAATTCACTTTTGCCGTGACGGAATGCCTTCGTTCCAATGTTCGTACGCAGGAGATCGAGAAGAGCATTGTACCGCTTGTGACGACGGATGCTCGCCTGGAAGCCCTTTGCTTGGTGCTAGTCGAACAGGTACGTGTCACACTTACGGTTCAATGGAATTTGTTTTTGACTGGTTTTTATAGTGTCTTAATGAGCCTTCGCAAATTGCCGCCTTGTGTGCGGATCTCTGTGCCGTTAGAGTACGGAAATAGATAGTTTCCGTCACTGATGCagtgattttttttcgtggcAGTTTACTCGTTCGAAGAACTATCGATACGGCGACTTCAAAAAAGTTCTTCTGTCGCATTTTGAAACGGCTCTCGTTCATAATCTCGACGTGGTGAAAGTGAGTGAGGGAAAGGTACTGTAGagtcttttttttaaaagaaTCTCGTAGGATATACCTGATCATAAGGATGGAACGAAAAGCTTGATTGGATTGATGCGTTTTCTTGCTCATATGCATAAAGCAGAAGTAGGAAAGACATCCTCGGGGAATGCCATGCTTATTCGTATCGTCTAAGGTTGTTTCAGCTATGATTCTCCTCGGATATGCATcaaaaacaacgaaaatTCGCTCCCCGGCGTGCCGAGACGCCATCAGAGCACTACTGAAGCACAGCCCAGACCTCAAACAGCAGCCTCATCTTCAGGTTAGACTTAAAAAGGCAATGCGTTTGCTGTACAATGCGACGTGGCTTCTCTAGACAAAGATTGCTGCTCTGGAAGCATTCTCATCAACaaaagatgatgatgaagtaCCAGTAAGCAGACCGAGTGGCCTCGCACCTCTGACTGAGGACGAGAAATACGAACTGGGAGAAAAACTCTACAACAAAATCTTGAAATTGTATCCGGAAACTGCCGCTAAGATCACGGGTAAGTTTTCCCTACGTAACCAGTTTATTATCATAAGAGGGATGGACTTTTCTCGAAGGAATGCTCCTCGATTTGGGCCCTGAACTTGTGAACAGTCTCCTGAAGGATCGCAACCAGCTCTACTCGCAAGCGGAACGAGCCCAGCAGATGCTTGTAGGCAAAGGTTACTACTGAGTGCGGAAacatttatttttagtttgcTCGCTCTCAATCACACGCTACTCATATCAATGTTTTCCTGTCATTACTAGATAGATACACGTTATCATTCGTTTGCGAGTTCGTTTCGCTCTTTAGTACGCCGGAGGAGAGTCGGATTTCTGCTTCGGGTCGGTGTAGAACTGAAGGGAATACGATAAGTGTCGAAAGGGTAGCTCGTTTTTGTTTACTTTCACTCTCTCCTCGGGTTTGACATTGAGCCAGGGATGCGGATTCTTCGACCGGTTCCACGAGACGTCTGGATACTGGGTTGCCGCTCGAACGAGGCAGAAGATTCCGCCTGAGCATCCAGCGGTCAGAATGCACAACAGAGGTATAACCTGTGCCCATATTTGATAGGTGACACGTGGGGACTTCGTAGTGTGGGGCGCAGTACCTCTTTGTGCTTGAGAGCTCCTCTCAGGGTGAACGACATGCTTGGGAGTAGCTTGCGTAGGGAAGTGAGTTCTGGAGAGTTGAGTTCGAGGGGGCGTTTATATGAATCTAGGCTAATCCAGTTATGTCCGGATCAGCCAGTCAGAACCGGGCCTTTCTAGTCGCTCTTTTCCGGAATCTGGCGTGACAGTCGGTGTGATATATCAAATTGCTAGGTGTAACTTCACACAGGTCAAAAGCCGACAGCTAGGGCGGGTGTTGGGGGCTCTGGAGGTGGGGGAGGATAGCCGATAATTTTTCCGCATTTTTTGCATCTAGCAAACTCTAGCTTTATGTTGGGTGACTTGCGTTGAACCTGCGAAATTTTGGATTTTAGTTCTGAGTGGGGATTCAACGCGCGATAAACGATCCCTACGTTCACCGTAACGATAGCCATGAATCCGAGCGACGATTACCTTTCCTCCTTTCGCGACATCCACAGCAAGCTCAAAAAACGCTTCTTTCGCAAAACCAACGCGACTCAAGCGGCAAAAGAGCTCGCGTCGCTCGGCCGACGCCTCTCGGACCAAGGGGCGCCCGCCTACTCGGCCTTCTTCCACCAAGCGGCAGCCAAAACCGAATCCTCAGCAGGAAACCACTTCCaagaaatcgattcgacgctcgaATCGGCTCGCCAATACCTCCACGCCGTCCGCGAGGCTCGCTACCTAGGCGTTCTATCcttcgacgagaatttcGTCAACGCGCAAGTGTCGTATCGACGCGCCGCGGCGCTCTACACAGCGCGCGAGCAACCGCTGCTCGCCGGCGCCGTCATGATCGAACtgggcgacgtcgtcgccaacgaATTGGATCGATACGACGAAGCGGTGCCCTTTtacgtcgaagcgatcgacgcCATGCGAGACGCCGGCGTAACGGAGAAGATCGACGCGCAGGGAAAACTCGCCTGGTGTCAAATACTAGCCGGTAAGACGTTTATataggaaaacgaagagtaTTCGAGTGTTCGTGTGTTCTAGGGGATTTTGAGGGGGCCCTCGATGtcctcgtcgaaatcgtcgctctctgTAAAGAGTTCGCTTCTTCGGCTGACGGTTCGCCTGCATTTTACGGCGACACGATGCGTCGCTGCGATATTCTCGTCATACTTCTCCTCATTCTTCTGCGCCCGTTGAATTTCAAGACGAATTCGAAATTCCAGCCGATCGTTCGGAAATACTTTGACTGGGATCCTTTGAGCACTCTCATACCAGTCGACTATATGCCAATGAATCTATTTCTCGTTGTCCATTCGATTCTCATTGCCGGCGAAGCGGATGACCTACGAGCTCTGAAGGACTTACAGAGGGAACTGTGGCCGCTCGCCTCGCCGGAACAAAATCACGTAATGCATGAGCTAATCGGGTCCGTCGAAGCGAGACAACAGCCAATATTCAAATAGAAGATTATCTATATCTATTATTACAGGGGGCGCCAGTGAGAAatcaaattattttttgattgtcaTGTTCGTTATAAATAAAATCAGCAAGTGCATACCGCCGAGAACAGGTTCAAAGAACGGgtacaagaagaagaaaagaataaaGTCAACTGGACACACACGGACAAACAAGAAACAGACACGAAAGTCAGAACTTTGGACGATCGTCGCAGAAAGCGGATTCCGGCTGATTATTGATAAACTACGTACGGAGAAAAGGACTATCTAGGTGTTCTAAACGCTTCTCGAATTCCTACCTTGACTTTTTCATTGTAGGCGATCTTTTGCCAGGGACGTTGATTGTTCTTGCGATCCCACCtggaaacgaagcgaatTTAGGACGAGTCGACGGTTTTTCTGTTCGCTTACGAGCAATCGGGGTTCTTTGTCGCCAAGCGAAGGATGTAGCCGGCCGCTCCGACGCATCCTGCGCCGCAGATGGCGAAGAGTGGGATCAACTGGGGGAGAAAGTGAGAAAAGGGGCCTCGTCGTAATGATTTGTCTGTCTTAGACGGACGCGCGGATAGTGAAAACCTCTTTGTGCTTCGCGAGATACTGAAACGCCAtcgcttttcgtcgaaaatcgCCAAAGATGAGACAATTGCTAGTGGGAGGCGAGTGCGCATGTGCACTCGTTCGGCTAGAGCGAAACTTCACCGAATGATTCTCGCACGCGTCCATTTAGCGCTGCCTTTGCGCGTTGTATCGCGGCGAATAGCGTCGGGCAAGTTCTCGAATCGTCGCAATCCTGAtaaagcgaagaaacgagCTGCCGTCATCGAAGCTGCACGAAAACGCGGCGATTTAGACAAATTCACGATTCGCCAGGCAAACATGGAACGTCCTATAACACTAAAGAGCGTCGGTTAGTCGTTTGACATTGCCTATCCTGtcttttattgatttctaaGGGCAAATCGTGAACGAGTACACACCACCTGAGAAAGAATATAGAAAATCGTTGATAACGAAAGCTGTGGGTATGAGAAACAATTTGcatcaaataattaattttctgtCAAAAAGGGTTGGATTCAAAGGTGGGAATCGTTAAAAATGAAGCTGATTACTACCTATAGGTTTGCACATAGAAAATAATCTCGCAAAATGATTACTACCTTAGAAATTCTAGTATAGGCATAATTAAGAGATACGTTAAGCCTTTTAAGGTCATACCGTTCGCCAAAGAAGCCGAAAAACTATACTGCGAAGCCAACTCAGCATTAGCTCAGTAGACTCATAATTAATGAATAGTTTCGACTTTTAATCCATTGATACTTAGAAACGATAAGAAAGCTTTGCTAGAATTAACAACGGAGAATGCCTATCAAGTGAGGGTCTTCTACTGATAGGTGCATTTTAGTTTCTCACTAGAGGTGTATAGACTCTTAGGAAAGAATATCCGAATCAAAGGATATCGTGGAAATTTGTGGAGACTCTATCCCGTCCTCGAGTCGTTCACGCTCGCGTCGCTCCTCTACTAACAAAAGAGAACTATTTCGCTCAGGTCACAGTGAGACTTCATACAAAACAGGTGAGGATATTTATTATAGAGTCCTCTCACTTGGCAATACTAGTTTTGGTGCCCGTGCTTCGCACGGGAAAAtgcagtttattatttaggcccttagaatcaaagtttagtcctaaatttataatttaggtccttagaataaagtttaggccctgaatttattatttaggtccttagaatcaaagtttagtcctaaatttataatttaggtccttagaataaagtttaggccctgaatttattatttaggtccttagaatcaaagtttaggccctcaatttattatttaggccctaagaatcaaggtttaggccctgaatttatataaatttaggtccttagaatcaaagtttaggccctgaatttattatttaggtccttagaatcaaagtttaggccctcaatttattatttagggcctaagaatcaaggtttaggccctgaatttattatttaggcccttagaatcaaagtttaggccctcaatttattatttaggcctgtagaatcaaggtttaggccctgaatttattatttaggctctcagaatcaaagtttaggccttcaagttattctttaggctctcagaatcaaagtttaggccctcaatttattatttaggcccttagaatcaaaatttaggccctcaatttattatttaggctcatagaatcaaagctTAGGCCCtggatttattatttatgtccttagaatcaaagtttaggccctgattttattatttaggcttttagaatcaaagtttaggccctaaatttattatttaggttcttagaatcaaagtttaggtcctcaatttattatttaggttcttagaatcaaagtttaggccctcaatttattttttaggcccttagaatcaaagtttaggccctcaatttattatttaggctctcagaatcaaagtttaggccctgaatttattatttaggctcttagaatcaaagtttaggccctcaatttattatttaggctcttagaatcaacgtttaggccctcaattgattatttaggtccttagaatcaaagtttaggccctcaatttattatttaggctctcagaatcaaattttaggccctcaatttattatttaggctcatagaatcaaagtttaggccctggatttattatttacgtccttagaatcaaagtttaggctctcaatttatattttaggtccttagaatcaaggtttaggccctgaatttattatttaggctcatagaatcaaagtttaggccctggatttattatttacgtccttagaatcaaagtttaggccctcaatttattttttaggttcttagaatcaaggtttaggccctgaatttattatttaggcccttaaaatcaaagtttaggccctcaatttattatttaggcccttagaatcaaggtttaggccctcaatttattatttaggctctcgggatcaaagtttaggccctcaatttattatttaggcccttagaatcaaggtttaggccctcaatttattatttaggctctcgggatcaaagtttaggccctcaatttattatttaggctcttagaatcaaagtttatgccctcaatttattatttaggctcttagaatcaaggtttaggccctcaatttattatttaggctctcagaatcaaagtttaggccctcaatttattatttaggcttatagaatcaaagtttaggccctgaatttattatttaggtccttagaatcaaagtttaggattattcaggttcttagaatcaaagtttaggccctcaatttattatttaggcccttagaatcaaggtttaggccctcaatttattatttaggctctcgggatcaaagtttaggccctgaatttattatttaggctcttagaatcaaagtttaggccctcaatttattatttaggctcttagaatcaaggtttaggccctcaatttattatttaggctctcgggatcaaagtttagaccctcaatttattatttaggctctcagaatcaaagtttaggccctcaatttattatttagactctcagaatcaaagtttaggccctgaatttattatttaggctcttagaatcaaagtttaggccctgaatttattatttagtctctgagaatcaacgtttaggccctgaatttattatttaggtccttagaatcaaagcttaggtcctgaatttattatttaggcttttataatcaaggtttaggccctgaatttattatttaggcccttaaaatcaaagtttaggtcatcaatttattatttaggcccttagaataaactTTTAGACcatgaatttaatatttacgtttttagaatcaaagtttaggccctgaatttattttttaggtcctgagaatcaaagtttaggccctcaatttattatttaggctctcagaatcaaagtttaggtcctcacttttttatttagactctcagaatcaaagtttaggccctcaatttattatttaggctctcagaatcaaagtttaggccttgaatttattatttaggcttttagaatcaaagtttaggccctgaatttattatttaggctcttagaatcaacgtttaggccctcaatttattatttaggctcttagaatcaaagtttatgccctcaatttattatttaggcccttagaatcaaggtttaggccctcaatttattatttaggctctcagaatcaaagtttaggccctcaatttattatttaggctctcgggatcaaagtttaggccctgaatttattatttaggctcttagaatcaacgtttaggccctcaatttattatttaggctcttagaatcaaagtttaggccctcaatttattatttaggcccttagaatcaaggtttaggccctcaatttataatttaggctctcgtgatcaaagtttaggccctcaatttattatttaggcccttagaatcaaggtttaggccctgaatttattatttaggctcttagaatcaacgtttaggccctcaatttattatttaggctcttagaatcaaagtttaggccctcaatttattatttaggtccttagaatcaaagtttagggcTTCAATTTTGTATTTAGGGCATAAGAATCGTTTTGGTGCCCGTGCTTCGCATGGGAAAATAGATAAGTGTTGGGGGTCTCAGCTCTATTGTGTGCTTAGTACACTTTCCCTTACTCGCATGTGCATATGTCAGCAAAGATAAGCAGACGCAAGCTGATTGTATTTATGGCCATAAAATCAAAGATCTTGACcccatctttgattcttattgAGGCCCCAAGAATCAATCTCTAATATCGTGAGGTTTTGGCGAATGTCTCAATCGCGATATTTGCACGTTATTGCAGTGCAAATAAGGCGTAGCCTGTGTCCACTGGCGGTACTTTTTCGGGCTTGCTCGCATGTGTGTGTgagtaaaagaaaagataagCAGACGTAAGCAGATCGCGACACAGGTACCCCAAATGCGATCCTGTACATCTacccctgtgatcacagatacccctGTGTTCACAGATatcctgtgatcacagaccctaagagtcaaagatgaggccctGATCTTATTTAGCCTACAAAGCTTGCCTTCCCAAAAACCTCATTTTTAGATTACATCATACGCTCTGAGATTTTGGCGAATGGCTCAATCGTTATTACGCGATACTTGCTCGTTATTGCGGTGCAAAATAAGGCGTAGCGTATGTCTCCTGGCCCCTCCTTTAAAGACACGCAATTCAGAGTGCGTGGTgccgtatgacgtcataatgaaGACAAACGCACCAGACATTGTGCACCCCATAAGGGAGCGCCTGATGTcgtctgagaaaaaagagatggCCAGTCATCTCCGCGCGGATCGTCGGAGATGTTTGCACCGCAAGAGAGTGCGGTAGAAGGCGTAGCGAATGAGCCTTAGCGATTATAACGAaagattctgacgtcatccaagATGGCCGCTGCTCTTAGTAGTATAGaagattctgacgtcatccaagATGGCCGCTGCTCTTAGTAGTATAGATAATTCCTCCTTCTTTAGATTTTAGCTGTCTATGATCAGCTGCATAGGCTCGTTCAAGGCGACGAGCACAATGCcaggaacgtcgtcgactacgTTGTCATGGAAAGGCACATCGTCGAAAAGGGAACGCCGTGGCGAATATGCGGCAAAGTAATACCCCACTGGAAAGTACAACTGAAacaaaaataagaaaaaatgtGAGGTAATGTTTCTAATATAATTTTTCAAGAAAATGTTCACGTAATTCCCACGTTCTCCCCCGACAAACGGTGCTTGACAGCGTGGCGTCTGCATAACAATGCACGGTCTGACGTCCTTTGCGCCCACCTGGCTAATGAACTACCCGCGTCACTCTTATGCTAAATGCGTTCGTTCAACAATCACTTTCTAACTAGACGTTTCCGTCGTGCGTCATCATGCATTTATAAATCAACCTTTTATAAAGCCGCGGACGCGTACGCACACTCACTTCGTACCGGCCCCGGGAGACCACCATGAGCTTCGTCGCCATTCCGTACGCCACGTGGGGAGAACTTCCCGAGACAAAGAACGGCGAACTCGAGTacaaattcgacgatctcAAAGGCGTCAGCACCGACGTCATAGGCCAGCTCAAACAGGCGAAAGAAGTGCTCCTCTATAGCTGGGTCACGAtcagcggcgacgcgaccCTGACGGCAAATGCACGAGGCTATTACCAGATCGGCATCAAGAGTGGCGCTAATGCGTACGAGGAGAGCGTCTATCTCAACTTCGCCCAGAGTCGAAAGCAGGACGACTTGACAATGAATTCGGTCAACGGATGGCTTCCCAAGCCCGCGAGCAATAGCTACTCGGTTAAGTTGCACGGCTTCTGGGCCGACAGCGCTAAGCTGTCTGTCGCTCGAGTCAAGTCCACTCGTCACGACAAGGAGGGTAAGAGCACTGTCAATGACGATCACATCTTCTCTGAAATCATGGTCGTCGGCTATCGTCTTTGAGTTGACGAATGCAATGTCTTGCTGCGCTGTGTTGTGCTGTCTTGCTGGGGGCATGTTTATGTTGCTACGTTTGTTATCTTAAAAGCTTGATCTTTGCATTTTTTGGATGGCTCGAGATAGTCGCGTGCTGGGCACGCCGTCAAAAGAGGTCGTCACGCCGCCTGCACCAACAGGGTTACTTACTTGAGCGGGGCCACTCAATGTTTCAACCTTCTTAGTTATTTCAggctatttaattaagtattAACCTGGCGTTTGCATTTGCG
The genomic region above belongs to Oscarella lobularis chromosome 12, ooOscLobu1.1, whole genome shotgun sequence and contains:
- the LOC136194271 gene encoding uncharacterized protein, encoding MTSSVAILLESLFKDAKLARKYAERFEGESIETIEDLETLDVADVVDIGGMRELHAKRLVKSAQRVFLKIAVDRAENVVGSVRVHRGAKLRAVRAEIVADRVDVPEAFVFRLDDAVVTRAQETKWDAGLFFGDGASGVCVVSRDENAVIGKKADVSLQGKVDSAFFPSLGKNADVTLQEKPTSAFFPVSKIADDDIDESPFTESLPAPSSFLPDDASDDRNSDWFTLPMEAFDDLRVSSKEPVASTTSDSSLLQRAQVPLIQDKALPVKKLKPEPKPEPKPDFSRKTDVYIGNLAQRNGTRISDDRIRSHVYQFGLVKRVQRLADDNWAYVIFGYPLSARICIKEMHGLQMGDSKLVCTYATDRTRAEPEKDLNGCLRLTGVPRAASPKQLMNAFFRSPYVQNIVQVKSKGEAFIMFRERTNAAAVARQYPDGVLIRGQTVSVEMCDDFDDDDDDELLLSSQGGDSDDEEKGASSSVRGQFTFAVTECLRSNVRTQEIEKSIVPLVTTDARLEALCLVLVEQCLNEPSQIAALCADLCAVRFTRSKNYRYGDFKKVLLSHFETALVHNLDVVKDIPDHKDGTKSLIGLMRFLAHMHKAEVVSAMILLGYASKTTKIRSPACRDAIRALLKHSPDLKQQPHLQTKIAALEAFSSTKDDDEVPVSRPSGLAPLTEDEKYELGEKLYNKILKLYPETAAKITGMLLDLGPELVNSLLKDRNQLYSQAERAQQMLVGKGYY
- the LOC136194286 gene encoding large ribosomal subunit protein mL45-like isoform X1 — translated: MCTRSARAKLHRMILARVHLALPLRVVSRRIASGKFSNRRNPDKAKKRAAVIEAARKRGDLDKFTIRQANMERPITLKSVGQIVNEYTPPEKEYRKSLITKAGWIQRWESLKMKLITTYSIGIIKRYVKPFKVIPFAKEAEKLYCEANSALAQNDKKALLELTTENAYQTLRKEYPNQRISWKFVETLSRPRVVHARVAPLLTKENYFAQVTVRLHTKQILAVYDQLHRLVQGDEHNARNVVDYVVMERHIVEKGTPWRICGKVIPHWKVQLKQK
- the LOC136194286 gene encoding large ribosomal subunit protein mL45-like isoform X2, which encodes MCTRSARAKLHRMILARVHLALPLRVVSRRIASGKFSNRRNPDKAKKRAAVIEAARKRGDLDKFTIRQANMERPITLKSVGQIVNEYTPPEKEYRKSLITKAGWIQRWESLKMKLITTYSIGIIKRYVKPFKVIPFAKEAEKLYCEANSALAQNDKKALLELTTENAYQTLRKEYPNQRISWKFVETLSRPRVVHARVAPLLTKENYFAQVTVRLHTKQILAVYDQLHRLVQGDEHNARNVVDYVVMERHIVEKGTPWRICGKVIPHWKKMFT
- the LOC136194285 gene encoding 40-kDa huntingtin-associated protein-like isoform X1 encodes the protein MNPSDDYLSSFRDIHSKLKKRFFRKTNATQAAKELASLGRRLSDQGAPAYSAFFHQAAAKTESSAGNHFQEIDSTLESARQYLHAVREARYLGVLSFDENFVNAQVSYRRAAALYTAREQPLLAGAVMIELGDVVANELDRYDEAVPFYVEAIDAMRDAGVTEKIDAQGKLAWCQILAGDFEGALDVLVEIVALCKEFASSADGSPAFYGDTMRRCDILVILLLILLRPLNFKTNSKFQPIVRKYFDWDPLSTLIPVDYMPMNLFLVVHSILIAGEADDLRALKDLQRELWPLASPEQNHVMHELIGSVEARQQPIFK
- the LOC136194285 gene encoding 40-kDa huntingtin-associated protein-like isoform X2 — its product is MNPSDDYLSSFRDIHSKLKKRFFRKTNATQAAKELASLGRRLSDQGAPAYSAFFHQAAAKTESSAGNHFQEIDSTLESARQYLHAVREARYLGVLSFDENFVNAQVSYRRAAALYTAREQPLLAGAVMIELGDVVANELDRYDEAVPFYVEAIDAMRDAGVTEKIDAQGKLAWCQILAGDFEGALDVLVEIVALCKEFASSADGSPAFYGDTMRRCDILVILLLILLRPLNFKTNSKFQPIVRKYFDWDPLSTLIPVDYMPMNLFLVVHSILIAGEADDLRALKDLQRELWPLASPEQNHVMHELIGGRQ
- the LOC136194284 gene encoding TNF receptor-associated factor 6-like, whose product is MEEEDGGYDADFVDNLDKDLECPVCMLALREPVLTHCGHHFCHSCTMKLMKFGKFDCPLDSQTCKEGDIFRDRKVERKVLSLMVYCSRRALGCSWKGELRNLQGHAGENGDCSFVELACSFASIGCTVKLKRHDFDKHINNDQAMHLDLMMKRVVSQDRVMGDYRRQIDSLKQTVRQQDRHIANLKQMVKRSTVMTTPFQWRIENWPEKMQDAKKGGQRDFYSEPFYTSHPGYKLCLNIYPNGWGSEEGSNVGLALRLMRGEYDEELQWPFSFKYSLLLNGEEKSYTKEIDPASVSSPEAFQKPLTKMNVGHGWSGFISHLDLRNGGYVGPNKMLNVEAKIQLHV